Proteins encoded within one genomic window of Melospiza melodia melodia isolate bMelMel2 chromosome 27, bMelMel2.pri, whole genome shotgun sequence:
- the NKAIN1 gene encoding sodium/potassium-transporting ATPase subunit beta-1-interacting protein 1, which translates to MGRCNGRCTLVGFCCLQLVAALERQIFDFLGYQWAPILANFLHIMAVILGIFGTIQYRSRYLMMYAVWLVLWVGWNAFIICFYLEVGRLSQDRDFIMTFNTSLHRSWWMENGPGCLVTPVLNSPLAPEDHHVITVSGCLLDYQYIEVVSSATQIFLALFGFVYACYVSKVFLEEEDSFDFIGGFDSYGYQAPQKTSHLQLQPLYTSG; encoded by the exons GTCGCTGCTCTGGAGAGGCAGATCTTTGATTTCCTGGGATACCAGTGGGCCCCCATCCTGGCCAACTTCCTGCACATCATGGCcgtgattttggggattttcggGACCATCCAGTACAGATCCAGATACCTCATGATG TACGCCGTGTGGTTGGTGCTGTGGGTCGGCTGGAACGCCTTCATCATCTGCTTCTACCTGGAGGTCGGGCGCTTGTCACAG gaccGGGATTTCATCATGACCTTCAACACGTCCCTGCACCGCTCGTGGTGGATGGAGAACGGCCCTGGCTGTTTGGTGACGCCGGTGCTCAACTCCCCGCTGGCGCCCGAGGATCACCACGTCATCACGGTCAGCGGCTGCCTGCTGGACTACCAGTACATCGAGGTGGTGAGCAGCGCCACGCAGATCTTCCTGGCG CTCTTCGGCTTCGTCTACGCCTGCTACGTCAGCAAAGTgttcctggaggaggaggacagcT TTGATTTCATCGGTGGCTTTGACTCCTACGGCTACCAGGCACCCCAGAAGACGTCGCACCTGCAGCTACAGCCGCTCTACAC CTCGGGATAA